A window of the Flavobacterium sangjuense genome harbors these coding sequences:
- a CDS encoding putative porin yields the protein MSGGPANDSLNSNKNNKAAVVKKGTYDQYRIITLQRDTTYVDTSLTIKKEYEYNYLRKDIFGLLPFANEGHTYAVLDFGLKDFNSFPEIGFSGKQFNYLGVKDIKYYSVATPVTELYFKTVMEQGQSVDAFITVNTSERFNMSVAFKGLRSLGKYINQLSSTGNFRFTSSYNTLNKRYYLNFHFTGQDFLNGENGGITTIEDFESEDGAFTNRARLEVYLRDAKSFMKGKRTFFDHNFRINGKEGDNNLYITHQFNYENKFFEYNQKTVLSSVGGTALKRFGDSYVASNINDHTRYNRMYNKVGAIYENSLLGKFQFFVEDFRFNYYYDKILILDSGTIPSALSNEISTVGGQYDYRKNKWNGTFTYSNSITKQPMSNFDAKLNYKLNDKNEFVFRYQMVNKIPDHIYNLYQSSYVGYNWYNDFKNEKINNIEATAKTQWLDASLQISSIKDHLYFSNDATDERQQIISPKQYDKAINYVSVKVSREFKWWKLALDNTVLYQQVDQEEDVLNVPKITTRNSLYFTNYYFKKALYLQTGFTLNYFTKYYINDYNPVTTEAFVQSQRKVGDFPMIDFFVNARIRQTRIFFKLEHFNSKMTGNDFYTAPNYPYRDFMIRFGLVWNFFQ from the coding sequence ATGAGCGGCGGGCCAGCTAATGATTCTTTAAATTCTAATAAGAATAATAAAGCAGCAGTTGTTAAGAAAGGTACCTACGACCAATACAGAATTATCACTTTGCAAAGAGATACTACCTATGTTGACACTTCTTTAACCATCAAAAAAGAATACGAATACAACTATTTGAGAAAAGACATTTTCGGACTTTTGCCTTTTGCTAACGAAGGACATACCTATGCAGTTCTTGATTTTGGATTGAAAGATTTCAATTCGTTTCCCGAAATTGGCTTCTCTGGGAAACAGTTTAATTATCTTGGAGTTAAGGATATTAAATACTATTCTGTAGCAACACCGGTTACCGAGTTGTATTTCAAAACTGTAATGGAACAAGGACAATCTGTTGATGCCTTTATTACGGTTAATACTTCCGAACGATTTAATATGTCTGTTGCCTTCAAAGGATTGCGCTCTTTGGGAAAATACATCAACCAACTTTCAAGCACTGGAAATTTTAGGTTTACTTCAAGCTATAATACTTTAAACAAAAGATATTATTTGAATTTCCATTTCACCGGACAGGATTTTCTGAATGGGGAAAATGGTGGAATCACCACCATCGAAGATTTTGAAAGCGAAGACGGAGCATTTACAAACCGCGCCCGGCTTGAAGTATATTTAAGAGATGCTAAATCTTTTATGAAAGGGAAAAGAACTTTCTTTGATCATAATTTCAGAATTAACGGGAAAGAAGGCGACAACAATTTATACATAACACACCAATTCAATTACGAAAACAAATTTTTTGAGTACAATCAAAAAACGGTGCTGTCAAGTGTTGGAGGTACAGCTTTAAAACGTTTTGGAGATTCGTATGTTGCATCAAATATAAACGACCACACGCGTTACAACAGAATGTATAATAAAGTTGGCGCTATTTATGAAAATTCACTGCTTGGAAAATTCCAATTCTTTGTCGAAGACTTCCGCTTTAACTACTATTATGATAAAATATTGATTTTAGACTCTGGTACAATTCCAAGTGCTTTAAGTAACGAAATTAGTACGGTTGGCGGACAATATGACTACAGAAAAAACAAATGGAACGGAACGTTTACCTATTCCAATTCAATTACAAAACAACCGATGTCAAATTTTGATGCCAAACTAAATTATAAACTCAACGACAAAAACGAGTTTGTTTTTCGATACCAAATGGTAAATAAAATTCCGGATCATATTTATAATTTATACCAAAGTAGTTATGTTGGCTACAATTGGTACAATGATTTCAAAAATGAAAAAATAAATAATATCGAAGCTACTGCCAAAACCCAATGGCTTGACGCTTCGTTGCAAATAAGTTCTATCAAAGACCATCTGTATTTTAGTAACGATGCTACAGATGAAAGACAACAAATTATATCGCCAAAACAATACGATAAAGCCATTAATTATGTGTCGGTAAAAGTGAGCCGCGAGTTCAAATGGTGGAAACTGGCTTTAGACAATACGGTATTGTATCAGCAGGTTGATCAGGAAGAGGATGTTTTGAATGTGCCAAAAATAACGACCAGAAATTCACTTTACTTTACCAATTATTACTTCAAAAAAGCATTGTATCTGCAAACCGGTTTTACGCTTAATTATTTCACCAAATATTATATCAACGATTACAATCCGGTAACTACCGAAGCCTTTGTGCAAAGTCAAAGAAAAGTTGGCGATTTCCCAATGATTGACTTTTTTGTCAATGCCAGAATTCGCCAGACCAGAATCTTCTTTAAGTTAGAACATTTCAACTCCAA
- a CDS encoding S8 family serine peptidase → MKKAILFFLISTISCFSQSKTEIDLIKKEYDINKLNQLNENILSLKTLREEKIKNYLDSNLAAKREYVANGTKYLLVDVIDNKPVYTATDNRLSAMASKTNTLYPGGNLGLSLTGLGMKVGIWDGGYALKNHQEFMTGSVSRVTTPDTSTPIPTADQHATHVVGTVGAKGVATSARGMAYEVNLASYNWTNDESEVSSEAANNGLLISNHSYGVPIFNDNGEQQVGDWYMGCYNTDATQWDQICYTLPYYLPVMSAGNSGNETYSNGLYPGIDKLTGEKNSKNNLVVANANPTVNQFNGTLTNLAINSSSSQGPSDDGRVKPDIAADGTNLYSSSNETTTSYATLSGTSMASPSVAGSLILLQQHYNNLHASFMKSATLKGLVCHTAFDDESSIGPDVRYGWGLLNTRDAALAITNANSATPIAIINELNLTQSSSYTVRVIVTTPQTLKATICWTDVPGTPKNNQLNSPSPALVNDLDLRITKDTEVNFPWKLDLSSLNTGAIKGDNTVDNVEKVEVENATGTYTIEVTHKGTLDGGSQNYSLIVTGFDQEDLANNNFSRDQILVYPNPVNDLLHINNASSITKYELYDIQGRLIKSENLTNQNSINIDTFMLIKGVYMLNLITENGSFVEKIVKK, encoded by the coding sequence ATGAAAAAAGCAATTTTGTTTTTTTTAATATCCACTATCTCTTGTTTCTCTCAATCTAAAACAGAAATAGATTTAATTAAAAAAGAATATGATATAAATAAACTTAATCAATTAAATGAGAATATTTTAAGTTTAAAAACTCTTCGTGAGGAAAAAATAAAAAACTATTTAGATTCTAATTTAGCTGCAAAGAGAGAATATGTTGCAAATGGTACAAAATATTTGTTAGTTGATGTAATTGATAATAAACCTGTTTATACAGCAACAGATAATAGATTAAGTGCTATGGCTTCCAAAACCAATACGCTTTATCCGGGTGGTAATTTAGGTTTAAGCCTTACCGGACTGGGAATGAAAGTTGGTATTTGGGATGGCGGTTATGCCTTAAAGAATCACCAAGAGTTTATGACAGGGTCAGTTTCCAGAGTGACTACCCCGGATACTTCAACTCCTATACCAACTGCTGATCAACATGCAACACATGTTGTAGGTACTGTTGGCGCAAAAGGTGTTGCTACAAGTGCCAGAGGAATGGCATATGAAGTTAATTTAGCTTCTTATAATTGGACAAACGATGAGTCAGAAGTTTCCAGTGAAGCCGCTAATAACGGTTTGTTGATTTCTAATCATTCTTACGGTGTCCCAATTTTTAACGATAATGGCGAGCAGCAGGTAGGTGATTGGTACATGGGTTGTTACAATACTGATGCAACTCAATGGGATCAAATTTGTTATACTTTACCTTACTATTTACCGGTTATGTCCGCAGGAAATTCTGGTAATGAAACCTATTCAAATGGCTTGTATCCTGGAATAGATAAATTAACAGGTGAAAAAAACAGTAAAAATAATTTAGTTGTTGCAAATGCTAATCCAACAGTTAACCAATTTAATGGAACTTTGACTAATTTGGCAATTAATAGCTCAAGTAGCCAAGGGCCTTCTGATGATGGTAGAGTTAAACCGGATATAGCTGCTGATGGAACTAATCTTTACTCTTCAAGCAATGAAACTACCACAAGTTATGCTACTTTAAGTGGTACATCAATGGCATCTCCTAGTGTAGCCGGTTCTCTAATTTTATTGCAACAACATTATAATAATTTGCATGCTTCTTTTATGAAATCTGCGACTTTAAAAGGTTTGGTTTGCCATACAGCTTTTGATGATGAAAGCTCAATTGGTCCGGATGTTCGTTATGGATGGGGTTTATTGAACACGCGTGATGCAGCATTAGCAATTACTAATGCAAATAGTGCAACACCTATCGCAATTATTAATGAACTGAACCTTACTCAAAGCAGTAGCTATACTGTTAGAGTTATTGTTACGACTCCTCAAACATTAAAAGCAACGATATGTTGGACAGATGTTCCTGGTACTCCTAAAAACAACCAATTGAATTCGCCAAGTCCGGCTTTAGTTAATGATTTGGATTTGAGAATAACAAAAGATACTGAAGTTAATTTTCCATGGAAACTTGATTTAAGTTCACTTAACACAGGTGCTATTAAAGGGGATAACACCGTAGACAACGTTGAGAAAGTTGAAGTTGAAAATGCTACCGGGACTTATACTATAGAAGTTACACACAAAGGAACTTTAGATGGAGGATCTCAAAATTATAGTTTGATAGTTACAGGTTTTGATCAAGAAGATCTTGCTAATAATAATTTTTCAAGAGATCAAATTTTAGTTTACCCTAACCCTGTAAACGATTTGTTGCATATTAATAATGCTAGTAGTATTACCAAATATGAACTGTACGACATTCAGGGTAGATTGATAAAATCAGAAAATTTAACTAATCAAAACAGCATTAATATAGATACCTTTATGTTAATAAAAGGAGTATATATGTTAAACTTAATTACCGAAAATGGTAGTTTCGTCGAAAAGATTGTGAAAAAATAA
- a CDS encoding DUF1735 domain-containing protein, translated as MFVAFLMLSIVLVSCEKDGTESTLKNYNYISLEAPSSKLVSLYPDETGSVDSKVYASMASSVDRTFNLVVDPASTLNASYYTVPASVTIPAGELVGTFTVGITGTNIGNGKKLIVGLEQQEGTDIGINAFTTTPVYEAGSSIPRNYVNVVTTGKITFNIEERCDFNKVAVSITFDNYPEETAWDLRDASMNVVASGGFNAAGDAITGYAALGFADRSTFTSNFCLPDGQYTFTIYDDYGDGMYTSATVSGTYTVKLGDTVLASGGGDFGFLQETTFTLP; from the coding sequence TTGTTTGTTGCTTTCTTAATGCTTTCAATAGTGTTAGTAAGCTGTGAGAAAGATGGGACTGAAAGTACGTTGAAGAATTATAATTATATTTCTTTAGAAGCACCATCATCAAAATTGGTTAGCCTTTATCCTGATGAGACAGGATCGGTTGATTCAAAGGTATATGCTTCTATGGCATCTAGTGTTGATAGAACTTTTAATTTAGTAGTTGATCCAGCAAGCACACTTAATGCTAGTTATTATACTGTGCCTGCTAGTGTAACTATTCCAGCCGGGGAATTGGTTGGTACGTTTACTGTCGGAATTACAGGTACAAACATTGGTAATGGAAAGAAACTTATTGTTGGTTTAGAACAACAAGAAGGTACTGATATTGGAATTAACGCTTTTACAACAACACCTGTTTACGAAGCTGGTTCATCAATACCAAGAAATTATGTTAATGTTGTTACTACAGGTAAAATAACCTTCAATATTGAAGAAAGATGTGACTTTAATAAAGTGGCTGTAAGCATTACTTTTGATAATTACCCAGAAGAAACTGCTTGGGATTTACGTGACGCTTCTATGAATGTAGTTGCTTCAGGTGGTTTTAATGCTGCTGGAGATGCAATCACTGGATATGCTGCGTTAGGTTTTGCTGATCGTAGTACTTTTACATCTAATTTCTGTTTGCCAGATGGACAATATACTTTTACCATTTATGATGATTACGGAGATGGTATGTATACAAGCGCTACTGTTTCAGGTACCTATACTGTTAAATTAGGTGACACGGTATTAGCATCAGGTGGTGGAGATTTTGGTTTCTTACAAGAAACCACATTTACTCTTCCATAA
- a CDS encoding RagB/SusD family nutrient uptake outer membrane protein: MKKSLVYLLIATSILGVGCSEDFLDPVRDTRVLTAEEIAAAAEFNPGIIQGGIDGLYNFLIEPGGVAGTGRHYDLGQKGVDIWLDMLSSDMALSSNSYGWYQNVANVISTVDFTRQENTIIWTYYYKVISTSNEIIGQLGGNDAVPSSVETRHQYAQAKAMRAYAYFYLAQIFQRNHDLSQPILPFYNGTSADTAAKVPASQIYAQIETDLLQAIDLLSDFTRPSKDKMDVWVAKGLLAYAYAAQGNYASAKTVSEEIITSSGYALTTRGQLAFPGAGSGFNDISTPSWMWGFDLTEELGHQLVDWWGQIDYFTYSYAWAGDRKSIDTGLLASIPAGDIRRTQFGTTGTTNRMPINKFFDPARVAGQQYVITTDLIFMRLDEFYLLSAEASAKTGDEATAKNRLKDLMAIRFAGGAAAAAAYVDPLSGQALKDAIYLNTRIEMWGEGKSYLAMKRNEATVTRGTNHVFRSGSSFVWDSDEMSFQIPQSEILNNPAITGQN; the protein is encoded by the coding sequence ATGAAAAAAAGTTTAGTTTACTTATTAATTGCTACTTCAATTTTAGGAGTTGGTTGTAGCGAAGATTTTCTTGATCCTGTAAGAGATACAAGAGTTTTAACGGCTGAAGAAATTGCTGCAGCAGCAGAGTTTAATCCTGGTATTATTCAAGGTGGTATCGATGGTTTGTATAATTTCTTAATAGAACCAGGAGGAGTTGCTGGTACAGGTCGTCATTATGATTTAGGACAGAAAGGAGTTGATATTTGGTTAGATATGCTATCTTCAGATATGGCGCTTTCGTCTAACTCATATGGATGGTATCAAAATGTGGCTAATGTAATTTCAACTGTAGATTTTACCCGACAAGAAAATACTATTATTTGGACATACTATTATAAAGTTATTAGTACTTCTAATGAAATTATTGGCCAGTTGGGTGGTAATGACGCCGTGCCTTCATCTGTTGAAACGCGTCATCAGTATGCTCAAGCTAAAGCAATGAGAGCCTATGCCTATTTTTATTTGGCACAAATTTTTCAACGTAACCATGATTTATCACAACCTATTTTGCCATTTTATAATGGTACTAGTGCTGATACTGCTGCAAAAGTTCCTGCATCTCAAATTTATGCTCAAATAGAAACTGATTTGTTGCAGGCAATTGATTTGCTAAGTGACTTTACTCGTCCTTCAAAAGACAAAATGGATGTATGGGTAGCAAAAGGACTTTTGGCATATGCTTATGCTGCACAAGGTAATTATGCATCAGCAAAAACTGTATCTGAAGAAATTATAACTTCTAGTGGATATGCTTTGACAACTAGAGGTCAGTTAGCTTTTCCTGGTGCAGGATCAGGTTTTAATGATATAAGTACACCATCATGGATGTGGGGCTTTGATTTGACTGAAGAATTAGGTCATCAGCTAGTTGATTGGTGGGGACAAATTGATTACTTTACCTACAGTTATGCTTGGGCAGGAGACAGAAAATCTATAGATACAGGTTTATTGGCTTCTATACCAGCAGGTGATATAAGGAGAACTCAATTTGGTACTACGGGGACTACTAACAGAATGCCAATTAATAAGTTTTTTGACCCTGCTAGAGTTGCAGGTCAGCAATATGTAATCACAACAGATCTTATTTTTATGAGATTGGATGAGTTTTATTTACTAAGTGCTGAAGCTTCAGCAAAAACGGGTGATGAAGCTACTGCAAAAAATAGATTGAAAGACCTTATGGCTATCCGTTTTGCTGGTGGTGCTGCAGCTGCAGCTGCCTATGTAGATCCTTTGAGCGGTCAAGCTTTAAAAGATGCTATTTACTTGAATACCCGAATTGAAATGTGGGGTGAGGGTAAATCGTACTTAGCTATGAAGCGTAATGAAGCAACTGTAACTCGTGGTACAAACCATGTGTTCCGTTCTGGTAGCTCATTTGTATGGGACAGTGATGAAATGTCATTCCAAATACCTCAATCCGAAATACTTAATAACCCAGCTATTACTGGACAGAACTAA